A stretch of Limanda limanda chromosome 7, fLimLim1.1, whole genome shotgun sequence DNA encodes these proteins:
- the dedd gene encoding death effector domain-containing protein, with translation MTSQQPHLPNAVYPPQLAQNSSAQQARPHLPANQLHSSQNSPNAGSLEHRALTGRPGCSGVSTSSGDVASRNVSATSTNSSLSRRDGGFEPWPEEAVDNSHGLYSLHRMFDIVGAQLTHRDVRVLSFLFVDVIDEYERGGIRSGRDFLLALERQGRCDETNFRHVLQLLRIITRHDLLPYVTLRKRQAVCPDPVDKYLEETSVRYISPRGTAQSKVTAPHRRTGRQPVICCSPSGPHVGPPRIKPAPPVPNRKRKRSHSSADCREKQTCDIRLRVRAEYCQHESALQGNVFSNKQEAVERQFERFNQANTILKSRDLGSIICDIKFSELTYLDAFWRDYINGSLLEALKGVFITDSLKQAVGHEAIKLLVNVDEEDYQAGRRKLLCNLVTGGGSPPGGSKDTVS, from the exons atgacatcacagcagcctCATCTCCCCAATGCTGTTTATCCTCCCCAGCTTGCTCAGAACTCGTCTGCACAGCAGGCCCGGCCTCATCTTCCGGCAAATCAGCTGCACTCGAGCCAGAACAGTCCAAATGCTGGGTCTCTGGAACACAGGGCACTGACTGGCAGGCCGGGGTGCTCCGGTGTGTCAACGTCCAGCGGAGATGTTGCCAGCAGAAATGTTTCTGCGACCAGCACCAACTCTAGCTTATCCAGAAGAGATGGGGGTTTTGAACCTTGGCCGGAGGAGGCAGTGGATAACTCCCATGGGCTGTACTCACTCCACCGCATGTTTGACATAGTTGGTGCCCAGCTAACACATCGGGATGTGAGGGTACTGTCGTTCCTGTTTGTTGACGTGATTGATGAGTATGAGCGTGGTGGCATCAGGAGCGGAAGGGATTTTCTGCTGGCCCTAGAGCGCCAGGGTCGCTGTGATGAGACCAACTTCCGGCACGTTCTCCAGCTTCTAAGGATTATCACCCGCCACGACCTTTTGCCTTATGTCACACTCAGGAAACGACAAGCTG TGTGTCCAGACCCTGTCGATAAATACCTGGAAGAGACATCAGTACGTTATATTTCACCAAGAGGAACAGCGCAGAGCAAGGTCACGGCACCCCATAGAAGAACAG GTCGTCAGCCAGTCATTTGCTGTTCCCCGTCAGGACCCCATGTTGGCCCTCCCCGAATAAAGCCAGCTCCCCCTGTACCAAATCGCAAACGGAAGAGAAGTCATTCCTCAGCTGACTGCAGAGAGAAGCAAACATGTG ataTCCGCCTCCGGGTTCGCGCTGAATACTGCCAGCATGAGTCTGCGCTTCAGGGAAACGTATTCTCCAACAAACAAGAGGCAGTGGAGCGACAGTTTGAGCGCTTCAACCAGGCCAACACTATCCTCAAATCCCGAGACTTGGGCTCCATCATCTGCGACATTAAGTTCTCCGAGCTCACCTACTTGGATGCCTTCTGGAGAGACTACATAAATGGATCCTTGCTAGAGGCCCTTAAAGGGGTATTTATCACAGATTCCCTCAAACAGGCTGTAGGCCATGAGGCTATAAAACTATTGGTCAACGTCGATGAGGAAGACTACCAGGCTGGTCGACGCAAACTGCTCTGCAATTTGGTCACAGGGGGAGGAAGCCCACCAGGAGGTAGCAAAGACACTGTATCTTAG